The region GTTGCGGACGCTGCCTGGCGAACGAACCGTGCGCTGCGCAACTGCGCAGTCGTCTCTGACGTCCAGTGCGCAGGCCCTTCTGCAATCGAGTGCGCAGCGTTCGTCTGCTGGTGCGCAGCACGGCGTGCCCCAACCAGTTGATGCTGTGGGGCTCATTGGTTTGACTGTGCCAGGGGCCGCAAGGAGCGAGGGAAGAGCGCGCGGGATGTGCACCTGCGTGGCTTGCTACCGCCGTGTGGGACCACCAGGTGGTGACGGGGCCGTCTGGTCGGCCCCGACCACAGGGCCGACCACGGCAGCCTGCGGTCCAGGTACTGGGATCTTGATCGGTCGTCGAGCTCTCGGCCGCACCCGCCCGGGCCATGTCAGTGCGCGAGTAGCCTCGATGAGCCCTGCGCCGGGCTCAACACTCGCCTCTGCCGGCCGACTCGTCGGTGCGCGCGCTCCGAGTGTTACCGGGTGGAACGATGCCGTTGATCATTTTACGTAGATCGCCAACGCCTCTTCCGGGACTCGTGGGGATCTTTTTCGCAGTGCCGCGGCCATCCTGCGGGTGTGTCGCTCTGCGATCCTGGTTTGGTCTCGCGGATGTGTTCAACGCCACCATGGCGGCCTGCTGTCGGGAGCTGTCGGCGACGGCTGAAGCAGTTTTCGCTGGTGCGCCCGATCCGCTCGGGTTCGTTGCCACGAAGCACGGTCAACGCTCCTTCGTGTCCCGCCGACCGGGGGCGGGCTGGGACACGGCGACGAGTTGGTCATCTTTTGTGAGCGGAAGGTGTTGAGACACCAACTGTTGGAACCATCTACTGCGGCAACTGTTGCACCTGACTGTTGCATCAAGGGTTCCCTACCTCCTGTCAGCGCCTGTGCGTAGGCCCAGGTCAGACCCTAATTTCCGCGTGGTCGGGGGCCTGACATCCCCTCTGCTGCCGCTGCTCCCATGCCCGGTGGAGAAGAAAGAAGGGTGGTGGGCGGGCTGGGGCGACGCGACGGCCTCGGGGATCGGGGCCGGCTCAGCATGGTTGCGCGTCGGCAGGCCTCCGCGCCGGCCGCTGACGCGGCGTGAGAAGGGTGAGCGGCGAGGTGCTGGAGAGTGGACGCGATGCGCGTGCCGGCAGACAGCTGCGCGGGTGTTTGAAAGGCGCCCCTTCTGGTACGGCCGGCCAGCAGGACTACGAGCTGTTGGATGTCCGCGTGCCAGTGACGGGTCCGCTCGATGATCTGCGTCCGGGGTAGTTCACGCAGCCCTGCAGGACAGGATGCCGCTGAACGTCCGCACCTGGACGGGCGACTGTGGCACGACCCACGACCCACGACCCACGACCCACGACCCACGACCGCGACGTGAACGCGGCGCACAACCTTCTGGCCGCCGGGCTGGAGGTGACAGTCTGTGGAGCCGGTGTAAGACCTCAACGAAGTACTCCCGGACGGGCAGTCGGCAACGGAGCAGAAACCCTCAACGGCGCGAGCCGTATGAATCCCTCTCTTTCAGGAGGGGGAGAAGTCAAGAGGGCCACTCCTCGGTGGTGGATTTCGGAATGGCGGGGTCGCCCTTCCGGGCATCCGCCCTCACGCAAGGTGAGCTCCACTTGGTGGTTCAGCCGTCCGTGTCATCCACAACCGACGAACCGGCTCGCGAACTCCGCTCTCGTACCCTCAGGGAAGGTGCGCAGTGTGAACTCAGTCTTATGTACAAGGTAGTTGGGGGATGACCAGCTCGAGGCGGCTTCGATCGGTGGGTTCGCGCTGCTTCGGGGCGCGAAGGGGGAGCTCGGCCCGGACCGCCCTGCCGCAGGGAAGGCGCGGTTCGACATCCTGCCGGAAGGCGAGTGCAGGCGCGATCGGAACGGCGGAGGTCGAGATGTCGTGGCGTATATGGTCCGCCGCGCGCCGCGCCGCCTGGAGCTGAGTCCCGCCCTGAATGTGCGTGTAGCGAAGGCTGGTTGGGCGTCGTCCGTGCTCACGGAGACCGCGCTGTCCAGGGCGTCCGCAGACGAGATCGCGTGCCCCTGGCTTCCAGTTGTGACGAGCTGGCGGACACTCCTCCGCGCCGTCGCCGCGGGGAACGACATCGACAGCCTAGGCTTCGGCCCAGTACCGGACCCGATCCCAGGAGCGCACACCGTGTTCGACCCCGCACCGGAGTATCCGTACCCCGACGTCCACCGATCGGATGAAGCGCCCACCCCGCACGCGCTTCTCGCGCCGGTGATCGGACTCCTGGGTACCTGGCACGGGCGCGGTCACGGCGGGTATCCCACGCTCGCCGGGGAGTTCGCGTACGCGCAGGAGGTCACCTTCAGCCACGACGGCCGCCCCTTCCTCCGCTACGAGGCCCGGGCCTGGCTGCTGGACGCCGACGGCACACCGCTGCGCCCGTCGGCTCGGGAGAGCGGCTGGTGGCGGCTCCAGCCCGACGGCCGGGTGGAGGCCCTGATCACCCAGCCCACCGGCATCGCCGAGATCGCCGTCGGCCGAGCGGCCGACAACACGGTCGACCTCTCCACCCACGAGGTGGCCCTCACGCCCACGGCCAAGGAGGTCAACGCAACCCGCCGGACCTACGCCCTGATCGACGACGACACGCTCACGTTCGTCCACGAGCTCGCGGCGGTGGGGCAGCCGTTGCAGCACCACCTCTCGGCGACGCTGCGGCGCAGGGGGTAGACCCGCAACCGCCGTCACGTGTATGGGGGAGTGTCTGGTCAGGAAGCAGCGGGCACGGACTTGTCGGCTGATCCGAATCGTTCTTCGTCGGCCCCCGCACGTATGCGGTGGACGTGCGTCGGCCTGCGGCCAGTACGCCGACGCGTCCTCCCGCTGTTCCATCGGGACACGCGTCTGCGGGAGCCGTGTGCGCAGGTTCGAATCCTGCCGGAGGCACTCGCCGAGGATCGGCAGGAATGACACCCTGACCAGGGTGGATGCCGACAGAAGAGAGCGGGACCCAGTCTCACTGGTCCCCGCTCTTTCTCGTTGTTTCACTCTGGTCGCGATAGAACTGCGAGAGAGGTAATCGCCGCCCCGTCAAGACCAGGAGGGCGAGTCGTCCAGCCGCTCCAAGTTGAGCTCATAGGCATTCCTCAGCCGCGTAAAGTCGTAGAAGTCGCCCTGCGGCTCGCGCTTGACGCTCAACAGTCCCTGCGCTTCGAGCTCCTTGCGGCTCTTAGTCCACGTGTCCGAGGACAGGCCGTATCGCTGACGCTTCGCCGTATGGATGTATTGCGGCTCCGAGTGCCGTCCGAGGGCCTCTCTGAGGGCAAACAGTAGGGCTGTTGCCGTCGGCGACAACTGCAGGAGCCAACCGCGCGTCCAGAACTCGACCGGGGGAAGCGTGGCTGAGGACGGTAGGGGGTTGCTGGAGACACACGTGACGGGTGCTCGTTCGGCGCCCCTGCCGCTGTGGCTGACTTTCGGTGGCTGAGGCCAGAACCGTTGTGCCGTCGGCCGTACTGCAAGGGTCGTCCTCTCCAACTCGACAACAGAAAGCCAGGGTTGTAGCCGCACCCGCACCCGAGCACCCCGACCGCCCCGGCAGCCATCGGCACCGGGGCCCCGATCAGGGATTCCACGACCGGACCACCCGGAATGCTGTCCAGGCTGAGGGGTGGTCCGGTCTTTTGTTGTTGGCTTCGCCGCACGAGCGGCACGGATGAATCAGGGCTTGAGGATCAGCTCAGGGCTTTGCCCACCTCGTAGATGGTGGGTCGATCTTCCGGAGCGTGGCTGAGCATCGCGTCGATCAGCTCGCCCAGCTCACCGGGCGCCTTCACGGGACGACGCCGACCGTTCGCCACTGCTTCTCGCTGTACGGGGCGCGGAGCGTCGTCCGGGTACTCGACCGCCCGCCAGCCTGTGGCAGAGATGAGCAGGGAGGCGCCGAGTGCGTAGATGTCGGCTTCCTGCGTGGGCACGGCCTCACCGGTGGCGAGCACGCTGCGAGCGATCTCCGGTGCCTCGTAGTGGACGAGGCAGCCGCGGAAGGGGAAGTCGTACCCCTCGGGCACTTGTCCGCCCTGGGCAAGGGCGAGGTCGATGAGGTGCGTCCGTTCCGGCCCGACGATGAAGTGCGCGGGCTGCACATCACCGTGTGCCCAGCCCTTCGCGTGGAGCTCGGCCAGCGCTTCCACACATCCCAGCGCCACGCTGGTGTGCGGCGCGACGGACGAGTCTCGCCCGCGGCATGGCTCCCACAGCCTGTACAGGTCCGGCCCTTCATGCCACGGCTGGAAGTTCCACGTTCCGCGCTCCCATTCGCCGTACGCGATCTCATCGAAGCCGAGGCGATGCAGCACGGCACCCTCGCGTGCGGGCGCGAGCGCGGTCCAGGGCTGGGCGGGCCAGTCGGCCGTGGCCTCGATCGGATAGCCGAGCTTCACGGCGTAGTGGCCCCGAGGGCTCTCCACCTCCCAGACCGTGGAGCCCCGACGGTTGATGACCAGGTGCTGAGCCGTGGGCATGAGTGCGTCGAGCACCACGATCGGCAGTTCAGCGGTTGAGCCGGGCAACGTCTCTTCTCCTTCCGAGCGAACGCGGCCGACCACGAGTCGAGGCCGGCCGCATCGCTGTTGTCGTGTGCTACGCCCGACCGTACGGTCGGCCACAGTCCGAGTCGCACTGTGCGAGGTTCGTGCCGTTGACGGTCCAGAGGTCGTCGAAGACCGTGAACCCGGCCGCCTTCATGGCGCGCACCGAGGCGGCGACCCTTTCAGGATCACGGGCCCCTCCACCCGGCATCGGGCTGTGGTGCAGGAAGCGGCCCGCGTACTTCTCGCACAGCTCGGCGTACTCCTTCGTGTGCAGGATGAGTGCGTGGAGGCCGAAGTCCACGTCGTCCGACGGGACCATGGGGACGGTGGCGGTGGCCGCTGTGATCAAGAACGCGACCGCCTGGTCCGCGATCCGCTCGGCACGCTCGGATGACTGCCCGTTGTGGATGACCACGAAGTGGGCGAGGCTCTCGAACAGCTCCTCACCAGCCACCGCGCGACCGGTCTTCTGGTCGTTCGCCGTTGCCGTCATGTGCAATCTCCTCGTGTGAGGTGGTGCATGGGCATTTACCTCCCGCCCTGATCGCCGAGCTCGGCTCATAGACGACCGGGAAGCGGGCTTGGATGGTCGACCCCGAACGGGTTGGGGAGCCGGGGAGTTGGCGCCCGTCCGGGGTCGACCTGTCTACGGGCTGGTACCGAGGGCCATGCCGATCACCAAGCCGCACGAACCGCTGATGCAGATGATGAACAGGACCCCGGCGTACCGGCCGATGGCGCGCATCACAGCCCGACCCGACTGTTGCCGTTCTTCACGGCCAGACGTGCGCTCAGTTCCTCTCGTGCACTGAGCGCCACCACGTTGTCCGGCATGGCATCCCACTCCTTGCCGCCGCGGATCGGCCTTATCTGAACACGGCCGCCGATCTCACCCATGACGACGCCGATACGTCCCCTGGCACTGTCCTTCGCCAGTTCACCGATGCCTGGTCTGGTCTGCTGATTGCTCGCCATGCACAGGAGCATCGCGACCTGGGGGCCGCCGCCAAAAGGTCAGGCTGATTACCCAACTTGGGTAATATCGCGGGAAGTAGAGAATCAGCGACGTTGCGTAGCCCTCGCAGTGTGGGAGCTTGCCGATGCCCGATGCCGAACGGCCGCAGGAACTGCCCGCGAGGCTGCTCACCGATCCCGAGATGCTCCATGCCTGTCGGGTACGGGACTTCGCCAGAGTCTTCCGACTGGTGAAAACAAGAGCGGGCATCTACCCATCGATGATCGCCAGACGATGTGAGCTCACCCCGAGCCGAGTCGGCGAAGTCATCGCGGGGCGACGCCAATTGCTGCACATGGACGTCATCGAGCGCATCTCGGACGGCTTACGCATCCCCGGACACATGCTGGGCCTTGCCCGGCGGCCGTGGGAGACACCGCAGGCCCTCGTCGTCACCGAGCGCGAGGCCCCGAAAGTGGCGAAGCCGGAAGAACAGGCCTCCGCGTCTCTGCCAGGCCCCGATGTGGACAGCATCCTGGCGATGGCCTCGCGCACCAGCCTCAGTGCAGCCACGCTGGAGGCCTACCGATCCTCGATCGAGGACTACTGGCGACGCGACGACCAGCACGGCGGCGAAGCGCTGCGGCCGGCCATCGTCGGCCAGCTCCGACACGTGGTCGGACTTTTGAAGGAGAGCCGGCCACCGTCCATTCAGAACGGCCTGTACGGAATCGCGGCCGAGCTGGCACGCCTCACCGGCTGGACGTACTTCGACGCCCGCCAGTACAACCAGGCCCGCGCGTACTTTACCGAAGCCCTGCAACTGGCCAAGGAGATCGACGACCGGCAGTTCATGGCCAACGTCCTCGCCTGCATGAGCTTGCAGGGCACCTACCAGGACAAGCCCGCGGATTCTCTGGCACTCGTGACTGCCGCCCAGGACCAGGCCCGCTCAGCCCTCGGCACCACGCCACGCGTCATGTCGATGCTGTCCATGCGGGAGGCGTTCGCCCACGCCACCCTCGGCAGCCAAACTTCCACCCACGCAGCGATCACCGAAGCGCACCGCCAGTTCGAGCAGATCCAGCCGGGCGACCCGGACCCGTCATGGGTGACGTACTTCGACGAGCCGAAGCTGATCGTCGACACCGGCATCGCCCACGGCCAGCTGGGCGAAGCCGCGACCGCTGAACCCCTGATCGCCGACGCACTACGCCGCGAGAGCAGCACCAACCAGCGCGGCCGTGCGTTCCACGCCTTCTGGCTCGCGCGTACGCAACTGGACCAAGGCAAGCTTGACCAGGCGTGCCACACCGCCACGCAGGCTCTGGAGCCCGCGTCGGCAGTGGCCTCGGAGCGAGTATCAGGTCATCTGAGAGAGTTCTACGACCAGTTGGCCCCATACAGACAAGAGCCCGTAGCCCTAGCCTTCGAGGCTCGACTACGGGAAATCCTCCCACCGGTCAGCGGAACGCTTCGTCCATGAGCAGGTAGAGGAGACCGACCAGAGACCCGCTGCTCACAATCTCGCGGCGGTCGATCATGCCCCGTACTTCGCTCAGGGGGATCCACTCGATGCGGTCAGACTCGTTCTTCTCCGTCGGCGGCCCGACGTAGGTCGCGCCGTCCGCACGGAAGACATGATGCTGAGAGTCGGTGATCCCGTTGGCCGGCTCGGCGTAGATCAGGGGCTTTACGGGACCGGGCCGCCAGCCCGTCTCCTCCAGGACTTCGCGGGCTGCCGCCTCCTCCGGGGTCTCATCGTCTTCGACCAGGCCCATAGGCAACTCCCAAGCCCAGGAGTTCGTGATGAAGCGGTGACGCCACATCATCAGCACCTCCTGGCGATCGTTGACCACCGCAGCTACGGCTAGGTGCCGGAGGCGAACGACGTGGTACTCCCACCTGCGTCCGTCAGGTTGCTGGACGTCGACCAGACACAGATTCACCCACTTGTTGGTGTAGATCTGACGCTCTCCGTGGGTCTTCCACTCCATACCGCGGCCCCTTTCGATCGGTCTCCAGGATCTCAGACCGTCCTAGCGTCGGGGACAGGTTTCACCGCATTCGCGTCACCTTGACGAGATGCGTCGTGAAGTCCCTCGCCGGCGGTGTTGACCAAACATCCAGCGGACGAACGCAGATCGGGCCGGGAAGCGAGCTACTGACCTTTGATGGAGAGGCGGTCCTCGGCCGCATCCGGGTGCCGCGGCTGGAGTCGGGCAGGCCACGCACCCGGCCGCGGCGGGTCCGCGCGGACAGGGCGTACGCCTCCCGCAAGAACCGTGCCTACCTGCGGAGGCGCGGCATCCGCTGCACCATCCCTGACAAGGCCGACCAGGCCCGCAACCGCAAGAAACGCGGCTCGCGTGGCGGTCGGCCGCCGAAGTTCGACCCGGTCGACTACCGCGAGCGCCACGCGGTCGAGTGCGGCATCAACCGGCTCAAGAGGCACCGCGCTGTAGCCACGAGGTACGACAAGCTGGCCGTGCGCTACGAAGCGACCGTGTTGGTTGCTTCCATCAACGAGTGGCTGTGACCGGCGATGTCAGGTCAGGCTGCGGCGGGCGACGGCGAGAAACTCGGCTTTGAACGGTTCCAGACGCTCGGCCAGGCTCCCTTCGTCCCGCTCCTGCCAGACCGCCTGATTAAGGGCGCGGGCATAGGCGGTTGTTGGTGCGTGCATGCCGGGGGCACACAGCAGCTCGACACCCTTCTCGGCTATGCGCAGGCCGTCCATCGCCGGCCTGGCCGTCACGTACCACTCATCGCCGACCTCCCAAAGTGACGGCCGCGCATGCGCCACGCCCTCAGCCTCCAGCGCGCACCGGATGAACTCCAGCACGGTCCTGATCTGTTCGGCACGTCGCTCCTCCGTCAGAGCCGCAGCGCGTCTTTGTTCCTCAGCCCGGTCGGCTGTCCGCTGCGTGGTGCGTTGGGTCAGATACGCCAACGCACCACCCAGAGCTACACCGGCCATCGAAATCACGGGGGTCCACACGTCTGCTGCTATGGCCGACTAATACCAGCACCGGCCCACCGCCCGCTGTGGATCTTGCGAGTCAGCCTCCCCCGTCGCAGAACCCGAGCTGTTCCAAGATCCGTTTTCGGTACACGCCCTAGAAGCCCTACGCATCGCGATGCGGGCGCACGTCAGGAGCGCCCCGGCTCCTGACATCACCAGCTGACATCAACGACGGCGGACACAAGCAACCTTGAGCAGCCGCAAGCAGCGTTCCGATACAGGGAGCTTGGTTCCATGCGGGACTCCGGACCGAACTCCTAAAGCGGTGCTCGACACCCGGCGGGTGAGAGCATCTGTGGATGGCAGATGCACGGCTACCTCCAGGGTGGACCCTTCCGCAGATCCGCGACGTATCCGGGGACCGAGAGGCTGTCGCGCTGGATCCGGACCGGATGGTGAAGTGGGTAGCCGACACCGGAGTCAACGAGGTGCTGCACCCCGAGATCATTCTCGGGTTCCACGGCCTGTGCCTCGTGAAGCCCGTACATGACGACGACTGGTACATGGGCAGCCTGTACGACGGCGGCAGCATTGACTGCTGGGCAGCCTACGGCGATCTATGCGAGGCGCTGCGCGGTTTGTAGCAGCATGCGAGCCTGTCCCTGCACTCACGAGACTTCCTGAGGCGGCGGTACGGCAGCGAAGTACAGCAATCACAGCAACCGATCCCGTCCTGTAGCACCTCCCTATGCCCGAGGTGCACGCGGAACGGTGCACGGCCCCGTCCGGGACCGTACGCCGTGACCGCGGCACCCGCCGGCACCGCAGCCGGCGCGCCCACACCGTGACCTTCACTTGCCAGGTCGGGCACAAGTCGCTGATGGCGCGGGGTTGGACCTGGTCACGGTGACTGATCACGACGGCGAAGTTCTACGACCGGTCTCATAGCCACGGGCGGCTGGAGACCCCGGTGGTGCAGGTCCTGACCGGCAAACGCACACGCGAGACGGTCTACGTGCCGACCGACCTCACCAGCCGCCAGGGCGCTCGCAGTGGTCTGGATTCCGGTGGCCCTTTGGTCGGGTCAGCGGCTGGCGGGGGCGTCCCCGCGGAACGCCCCGGCCACCACGGGAACCAGTTGCCGCTCGATCTGCTCGGCGGACATGGCGGCCAGCTCGGTGCCGATGGGTGCCAGCGCGAGCCAGTTCAGCAGGCCGGCTGCGCATCGCGTACGGAAGATCAGTTCCTGCTCGTCGACTCCGGGAAGGTTCGGTGCCAGTACCCGGACGGCCGCCCGGCGACTCTGGTCGAACTTGCCATCCAGCCGATGCCACCCCTGGGGCGGATCGATGCCGACGCGCGCCACCGTCCGCATCACGTCCAGGTCTTGCCCGCCGGCCGCCAGTGCGCGCACCATCGGCCGGGCGAACGCCGCCGCCACTTCATGGAGTGTCGCAGTGGAGGCGAGGGAATCGAGTTCCAGGATCTTGTCGTCCAGATACCGTTCCAACGCGTGCTCGATCGCCGTGTCGCACAGCTTCTTCAGTGACCCGAAGTGGTAGCTCACCGCGGCGACGTTGGCTCCGGCGCGATCTGTGATCTCGCGGAGTGTCACGCCCTCCTGGCCTCGCTGCGCGAGCAACTCCAGGGCGGCCGTCTGGAGGCCGTCCCGTGTGCGCTGACCGGCCTCCCGGCGTAGGTCCATCTTTTCCGCCCGTATCATGCAATGTACTCAAGCATATGCTTGAGTACATTGTCAACAGTCGCCTCGCGGATCAAGGTCGAACGTCGGCCGCCGGACGCCGCACCGGCCCGGATCACTGCCGCAGACTCGGCCTGACCAGCCGCGACGCGGGTGGGCACGCATGCCCCCGTGGCTGCGCAACCACAGAATTCAAACAATGGCTTGACAGTCCACACTGCCGTTCATAACGTTAAGCGAGCGTTTGAATTACTAAGAGCGCGACGGAGACCGTTGCGACGGATCCCGAATCCTGAGTACCAACCTGGAGGAACACGACATGAAGCTGCTCAGCCGGAAGTCGATCACCGCCGCGGCCGCGGTAGCTGTCCTGGGTGGTCTTTCCATCGCCGCTGTGCCGTCACAGGCGACCCCGCCCACAACGGGGCAGCGGTCCACAGCGACACGGCCGCCCCTACCCTGACCGCACGCCAACTGGCGAAGCTGCCGCTCACCGACCGCCACCTGACCAAGCACGAGAAGGCCAACCTCGCGATCGTCCTGCGCGATTACTACGTGGCGGAGGGCAGCCACATCGACGTCCCGACGTTCGTCAACAGCTTCACCAAGGACGGCGTCTTCAACGACATGGTCGCCGGCCAGGCCTATCGGGGGGAGGCGCTCGGCAGCGTGCTGCCCTACATGAAGGGCCTCTTCTCCAATGTTCACCGTGACCTCAAGCGCATCACCGTGAACGGCGACGTGGTCAGCATCGAGCTGTCGATCCAGGGCACGTTCGATGGGCAACTCGCGTCGCCGACGGGCGGCGTCGTCAAGGGGAACGGCCACAAGGTCGACGCGCCGACTGCCGACTTCTGGTACCTGAAGAACGGCAAGGTCAAGACGTTCAACTGCTTCGTCGGGTACTCGAAGATGTACCACGACATGGGCGTGGACTTCGACTGGGCCTCGGCGGTCAACAAGCACTGAGTCGTTTCCCGGCGGGTGATGCGCGGCACTACCGGCCGCGCATCACCCGCCAAGGATCGGCTGCTGGCACGCCGGTGCAACCCGGTCATCCTCGGTTCCGGCGAGCTACCGGACGAGATCCTCGTCAAGGCGGTCGAACCGGAGCGATTCGCCGAGGCCCGCGGTGAGTACGCCGACAGGCTGCGCATGCTGTCCAACCGCTGGCGACTGCGAACCGGCCGATCCGGAGGACGAGTTCGACCGCGTGGGCGACCTGATTACGCAACCAGGCGGCGACGGCCACGGCGACCTGCTGGCGCAGGACAAGTCGAACGAGTGTGGCGCTACGACGGCACCGCGACCGGCAAGTTCAAGAGCCGCGTGAAGGTCTTCAACGACTGCGGCCCGTCGTACAACGTGATCGTGGGGGTGGGCGACATCACCGGCGACGGCAGGGCTGACATCGTCTCCCGCGACACCTCCGGCACCGTCTGGCGCAACAACGGCAACGGCAAGGGCTCCTTCGGCGGCCGTACGAGGATCGCCACTGGCTGGCAGGGGTACAAGGGCCTGTTCTGAGCCGGCCTTCGCGACTGCCCCGCGGGCCCGGACGACGTGGTTCGTCCGGGCCCATTCCATGCCGCACGCCCAAGACACCCCAGCCACCGCTGCCCGGCGAATGAACCGCGGGCGAATTCTGGCTTCGCCTCTGATGAGGAGCTGGTCAGGAACGCGGTTCACGGCCCCGTTGCCTGCTCGGCATCGTCTGCGCCGCCTCGTTCGTACCGGTTCTCCGGAGGCCAGGCCGGGCGGCTTGAGCATGTGCTTCACGATGACGGACAGCTTGTCGCACAGAATCAGGCAGGTCAGCAGCCCGCCACTCGATATTCGGGCATCCCTCCTCAACAACTGTGCGATCTTCAGCGAAAGTCGGCCACTGATGGCGGATGGGGTTGTGAGGCGGCCTCCAGGACATCCCCGCAGGTCCGCCCGCCCTGCAGCCTTTTCAGGGGACGGCAGCCTGTGCCACCCGCGGCACGGTGAAGGCCTTCGCCTGCACACGTTCAGCATCCCGCCCCATCCGGGCAGCGCTCAGCACACAACCTGAGACAACATGATTCAAATCAGTTCGGGTTGTGGTTCCGGTTGCCGCGCTGGTGCGGGCTTCGGTTCCCACAGTTTGGTGGTCCGTACGTAGCCGTAGACCACTGAGGTCATCGCCAGCATGAGAAAAGGTCCGGACACCCGCGGATGCTCGGCCATCTCCAACGGCAGATAGCGATAGGACACCAAGAGCGCGGCGAAGACCGTTGCACCGTAAGCGACCAGCCGGATCCCTGATCGATCCCAGCCGCGGTCGAGCGAGCGCAGAGCTGCCTCGATCGTGAGCGTGAACACCACGCCGGCAATGAGATCCGCGCCGTAGTGGTAGCCGAAGCCCAGCGTTGCGCCGAGCGTGGCAATCAGCCACAACGTGCCTGCGAATCGCAGAATCCCTGGGCCCTTCCGGGAGTGAATGAAAATCGCTGTTGCCCACGCTGTGTGCAGGCTGGGCATGCAGTTCCGCGGGGTGATCTCGTCGAATGGCATGTGGTGCGGGGTATTGATCGGCGGCGGCGTTTCCGGCCACAGGTCGGCCACCGCCCAGTGTTCGCTGGGCGGCGCTTGCGACCACAGGCTGACCGTCGTCCAGTGCTCGACGCCGGTCCCGTAGGCGAAGACCGGTCCGACCACCGGAAAGATCATGTAGAAGGCCGGCCCGAGGAGGCCGATCACCAGAAAGGTGCGCAACAGATGATGGCCCGGGAAGCGACGCTCGACCGCCACGTTACGCAGTTGGTACAGCGCGACGATGACCGCGGCCAACGCGAGTTGACCGTAAACGATGTGGAGCATGTTGAAGCCGATCGGGCCGGTGGCCGTGACAATCCGGCCTACCAGCCACGACGGGTTGCCCAGCGCGTGATCGGCGGTTGCCACGTACTGGTCGAGCACCGCTGGGCGGGTCTTGGCGGTGACGAACAGCCAGGTATCGCCGATCGTGCGGCCGACCACCAGCAGCAGGCCCAGCCCGACGCCCTTCAGCAGCAGGGCACGTTCCCGGCCGGTGCGACGCGTGACAGCGATGACCGCACAGCCCAGAAGCACCCACAACGCGCCCGTGCCGACGGGGTCGCTGTCGGTCGTCTTGGCGCCGACCGCCCACCGGACCACCAAGAAGGCGACGTCGATACCGATCGCGGCACCAGCCGCGATGAACCGTTGCCGCCAGGTGAGCACCACCATCATCAACGCCATACCGGCGTA is a window of Streptomyces sp. NBC_00271 DNA encoding:
- a CDS encoding FABP family protein; the encoded protein is MFDPAPEYPYPDVHRSDEAPTPHALLAPVIGLLGTWHGRGHGGYPTLAGEFAYAQEVTFSHDGRPFLRYEARAWLLDADGTPLRPSARESGWWRLQPDGRVEALITQPTGIAEIAVGRAADNTVDLSTHEVALTPTAKEVNATRRTYALIDDDTLTFVHELAAVGQPLQHHLSATLRRRG
- a CDS encoding protein kinase, which codes for MPTAQHLVINRRGSTVWEVESPRGHYAVKLGYPIEATADWPAQPWTALAPAREGAVLHRLGFDEIAYGEWERGTWNFQPWHEGPDLYRLWEPCRGRDSSVAPHTSVALGCVEALAELHAKGWAHGDVQPAHFIVGPERTHLIDLALAQGGQVPEGYDFPFRGCLVHYEAPEIARSVLATGEAVPTQEADIYALGASLLISATGWRAVEYPDDAPRPVQREAVANGRRRPVKAPGELGELIDAMLSHAPEDRPTIYEVGKALS
- a CDS encoding glycine-rich domain-containing protein; its protein translation is MTATANDQKTGRAVAGEELFESLAHFVVIHNGQSSERAERIADQAVAFLITAATATVPMVPSDDVDFGLHALILHTKEYAELCEKYAGRFLHHSPMPGGGARDPERVAASVRAMKAAGFTVFDDLWTVNGTNLAQCDSDCGRPYGRA
- a CDS encoding NUDIX hydrolase gives rise to the protein MEWKTHGERQIYTNKWVNLCLVDVQQPDGRRWEYHVVRLRHLAVAAVVNDRQEVLMMWRHRFITNSWAWELPMGLVEDDETPEEAAAREVLEETGWRPGPVKPLIYAEPANGITDSQHHVFRADGATYVGPPTEKNESDRIEWIPLSEVRGMIDRREIVSSGSLVGLLYLLMDEAFR
- a CDS encoding TetR/AcrR family transcriptional regulator, which gives rise to MIRAEKMDLRREAGQRTRDGLQTAALELLAQRGQEGVTLREITDRAGANVAAVSYHFGSLKKLCDTAIEHALERYLDDKILELDSLASTATLHEVAAAFARPMVRALAAGGQDLDVMRTVARVGIDPPQGWHRLDGKFDQSRRAAVRVLAPNLPGVDEQELIFRTRCAAGLLNWLALAPIGTELAAMSAEQIERQLVPVVAGAFRGDAPASR
- a CDS encoding nuclear transport factor 2 family protein gives rise to the protein MRRIPNPEYQPGGTRHEAAQPEVDHRRGRGSCPGWSFHRRCAVTGDPAHNGAAVHSDTAAPTLTARQLAKLPLTDRHLTKHEKANLAIVLRDYYVAEGSHIDVPTFVNSFTKDGVFNDMVAGQAYRGEALGSVLPYMKGLFSNVHRDLKRITVNGDVVSIELSIQGTFDGQLASPTGGVVKGNGHKVDAPTADFWYLKNGKVKTFNCFVGYSKMYHDMGVDFDWASAVNKH
- a CDS encoding FG-GAP repeat domain-containing protein, which gives rise to MWRYDGTATGKFKSRVKVFNDCGPSYNVIVGVGDITGDGRADIVSRDTSGTVWRNNGNGKGSFGGRTRIATGWQGYKGLF
- a CDS encoding phosphatase PAP2 family protein; its protein translation is MNCRIAFSVWRQPRARLWVVAGVATLGFHIALEIVARRYGLPGPITNEVRDAKFAPKSGFLLYAGMALMMVVLTWRQRFIAAGAAIGIDVAFLVVRWAVGAKTTDSDPVGTGALWVLLGCAVIAVTRRTGRERALLLKGVGLGLLLVVGRTIGDTWLFVTAKTRPAVLDQYVATADHALGNPSWLVGRIVTATGPIGFNMLHIVYGQLALAAVIVALYQLRNVAVERRFPGHHLLRTFLVIGLLGPAFYMIFPVVGPVFAYGTGVEHWTTVSLWSQAPPSEHWAVADLWPETPPPINTPHHMPFDEITPRNCMPSLHTAWATAIFIHSRKGPGILRFAGTLWLIATLGATLGFGYHYGADLIAGVVFTLTIEAALRSLDRGWDRSGIRLVAYGATVFAALLVSYRYLPLEMAEHPRVSGPFLMLAMTSVVYGYVRTTKLWEPKPAPARQPEPQPELI